From one Alphaproteobacteria bacterium genomic stretch:
- a CDS encoding dihydroorotase yields MYDLVIRGGMAVLPAGVVPCDIGVRGGRIATLGTIPAGQGADEIDATGLTVLPGMIDTQVHFREPGGEQKEDLATGSKAAVLGGITGVFEMPNTNPSTSTPAALADKLARAAGRMWCEHAFYVGATPDNLAELPELERLPGACGVKLFMGSSTGSLLVEEPGAIAAVLRNGSRRVAVHAEDEARLRERKGVAEAAAHPRAHPDWRDPTTALNATRQLVELARQTGRRIHVLHISTGDEMDFLVDHKDIATVEVTPNHLTLEAPDCYDRLGTHAQMNPPVRDAAHKARIWQAVADGTVDIIGSDHAPHTAEEKARAYPASPSGMPGVQTTLPLMLTHVAEGRLSLQRLVDLMAHGPNRVFGIANKGRIAVGYDADFTLVDLAAEREITRDWLASRAGWSPYEGVRCKGWPVGTIIRGRVVMREGDLLGEPQGRPLRFHETLART; encoded by the coding sequence GCGTGCGTGGCGGGCGGATTGCGACGCTCGGCACCATTCCGGCGGGGCAGGGGGCGGACGAAATCGACGCCACCGGCCTCACCGTGCTGCCCGGCATGATCGACACCCAGGTGCACTTCCGCGAGCCCGGCGGTGAGCAGAAGGAAGACCTCGCCACCGGCTCCAAGGCCGCGGTCCTGGGCGGCATCACCGGCGTGTTCGAGATGCCGAACACCAACCCCTCGACCAGCACGCCGGCAGCGCTCGCCGACAAACTCGCCCGCGCGGCCGGCCGTATGTGGTGCGAGCACGCCTTCTATGTGGGGGCCACGCCGGACAATCTGGCCGAACTGCCGGAACTGGAACGCCTGCCCGGCGCCTGCGGCGTCAAGCTGTTCATGGGCTCGTCCACCGGCTCGCTGCTGGTCGAGGAGCCGGGCGCCATCGCGGCCGTGTTGCGGAACGGCAGCCGCCGGGTGGCCGTGCACGCGGAAGACGAGGCGCGCCTGCGCGAGCGCAAGGGCGTGGCCGAGGCCGCGGCGCATCCCCGGGCCCATCCGGACTGGCGCGACCCGACAACCGCTCTGAATGCCACACGGCAACTCGTTGAACTGGCGCGGCAAACCGGTCGCCGCATTCACGTGCTTCACATTTCCACCGGCGACGAGATGGACTTTCTGGTCGATCACAAGGATATCGCTACGGTCGAGGTGACGCCGAACCATCTGACGCTGGAGGCGCCGGACTGTTACGACCGACTCGGCACGCATGCGCAGATGAACCCGCCGGTGCGCGATGCGGCGCACAAGGCCCGCATCTGGCAGGCCGTTGCCGACGGCACCGTCGACATTATCGGCTCCGACCACGCCCCACACACGGCCGAGGAGAAGGCCCGTGCCTATCCGGCGAGCCCCTCCGGCATGCCCGGGGTGCAGACCACCTTGCCGCTGATGCTGACCCATGTGGCGGAGGGGCGCCTCAGCCTGCAACGGCTGGTCGACCTGATGGCGCACGGCCCGAACCGGGTGTTCGGCATCGCGAATAAGGGCCGGATTGCCGTGGGTTACGACGCGGACTTCACGTTGGTCGACCTTGCGGCTGAGCGCGAGATCACCCGCGATTGGCTGGCAAGCCGGGCAGGGTGGTCGCCCTATGAGGGCGTGCGCTGCAAGGGCTGGCCGGTCGGTACCATCATCCGCGGCCGCGTGGTCATGCGCGAGGGCGACTTGCTGGGCGAGCCCCAGGGCCGACCGCTCCGCTTCCACGAGACGCTGGCCCGCACCTAG
- a CDS encoding helix-turn-helix transcriptional regulator: MVTSAQIRAARGLLAWTVRDLAEKAGVHRNTVTRIETEATSPGHALASIRAALEAGGVVFLDANGNGPGVALRR, from the coding sequence ATGGTGACAAGTGCACAAATTCGAGCCGCACGCGGGCTCCTAGCCTGGACTGTCCGCGACCTTGCCGAAAAGGCGGGGGTGCACCGGAACACGGTGACACGCATCGAGACGGAGGCCACGTCGCCAGGCCATGCCCTCGCCTCGATCCGAGCCGCGCTTGAGGCCGGCGGCGTGGTGTTTCTGGACGCGAACGGGAACGGCCCCGGCGTGGCGCTGAGGCGCTGA
- a CDS encoding methionine--tRNA ligase, with translation MAEPYYITTPIYYVNDDPHIGHAYTTLACDVLARFKRMDGYRVHFLTGTDEHGQKVEKAAEAAGVDPQTFTDRVSQNFRDLAARMNFSNDDFIRTTEDRHTRACQALWQKLLDAGDIYLGSYAGWYAVRDEAFYAESELTAGANGEKLAPSGAPVEWVEEPSYFFRLSAWGDRLLAWYDANPDCIGPASRRNEVISFVKGGLQDLSVSRVSFKWGVPVPNDADHIMYVWLDALTNYATAVGYPDMKSEAFSTFWPCNLHMVGKDILRFHAVYWPAFLMAADIAPPQRIYAHGWWTNEGQKISKSLGNVIKPYDLIERYGLDQVRYFLLREVPFGNDGDFSHASMVSRMNHELANDYGNLVQRVLSMINKNCDARVPEPGNFTDDDRALLQPARQLVETMRPLMDRQAFHEALEAIWQVVRAANAYVDHQAPWALRKTDPARMATVLYVLAETLRHLGLATSPYMPEASDKILDQLEIAASDRVFSRMGEIGALQPGTALPKPQGVFPRYVEEPA, from the coding sequence ATGGCCGAGCCATACTACATCACCACGCCCATCTATTACGTGAACGACGACCCGCACATCGGCCACGCCTACACGACGCTGGCCTGCGATGTTCTGGCCCGGTTCAAGCGCATGGACGGCTACCGCGTGCATTTCCTGACCGGTACCGACGAGCACGGCCAGAAAGTGGAAAAGGCGGCGGAGGCGGCCGGCGTCGACCCGCAGACCTTCACCGACCGGGTCAGCCAGAATTTCCGCGATCTGGCCGCACGGATGAACTTCTCCAACGACGATTTCATCCGCACCACCGAGGACCGGCACACCCGCGCCTGCCAGGCGCTCTGGCAGAAACTGCTGGACGCGGGTGACATCTATCTGGGTTCCTATGCCGGCTGGTACGCGGTTCGCGACGAAGCCTTTTATGCGGAAAGCGAACTGACCGCCGGTGCCAATGGGGAAAAGCTGGCCCCGTCGGGCGCGCCGGTGGAGTGGGTCGAGGAGCCGAGCTATTTCTTCCGGCTGTCCGCCTGGGGCGACCGTCTGCTGGCCTGGTACGACGCGAACCCGGATTGCATCGGCCCGGCCTCGCGCCGCAACGAGGTGATCAGCTTCGTCAAAGGCGGTTTGCAGGATCTCTCGGTCAGTCGCGTGTCGTTCAAATGGGGTGTGCCGGTGCCGAACGACGCCGATCACATCATGTATGTGTGGCTCGACGCGCTCACGAACTACGCAACCGCCGTTGGCTATCCGGACATGAAGTCCGAGGCATTTTCAACCTTCTGGCCGTGCAATCTTCACATGGTGGGGAAGGACATTCTGCGCTTCCATGCCGTCTATTGGCCGGCTTTCCTCATGGCCGCCGACATCGCGCCGCCGCAGCGGATCTATGCCCATGGTTGGTGGACCAACGAGGGGCAGAAGATCAGCAAGAGCCTTGGGAATGTGATCAAACCCTATGACTTGATTGAGAGATATGGTCTCGACCAGGTGCGCTATTTCCTGCTGCGCGAGGTGCCGTTCGGCAATGACGGCGATTTCTCCCATGCGAGCATGGTCAGCCGCATGAACCACGAACTGGCGAATGATTACGGCAATCTGGTCCAGCGCGTGCTCAGCATGATCAACAAGAACTGCGATGCGCGGGTGCCGGAACCCGGCAACTTCACCGACGATGACCGCGCCCTGTTGCAGCCGGCCCGACAACTGGTCGAGACCATGCGGCCTCTGATGGACCGGCAGGCCTTCCACGAAGCCCTGGAAGCGATCTGGCAGGTGGTGCGGGCCGCCAACGCCTATGTGGACCACCAGGCGCCCTGGGCTCTGCGCAAGACCGACCCCGCGCGGATGGCCACGGTGCTCTACGTGCTGGCGGAAACCCTCCGGCATCTGGGTCTTGCGACCTCACCTTATATGCCAGAAGCTTCGGATAAGATTCTGGATCAGTTGGAAATTGCCGCATCGGATCGCGTTTTCTCTCGCATGGGAGAGATCGGCGCCCTGCAACCCGGAACCGCGCTGCCGAAGCCCCAGGGCGTGTTTCCCCGCTATGTGGAGGAGCCCGCCTGA
- a CDS encoding TatD family hydrolase, with product MLVDSHCHLDFPELHVDLDAVVARARNAGIGCMLTICTRVEAIPTVLAIAERYPEVYAAIGIHPHSVEGHGVRSVDEIVSWTEHPKVVGIGETGLDYYYDKSPREMQRQSFVNHIEASRRTGLPFIVHTRNADADTAAILDEAMAKGPVPGLLHCFSSGRPLAEHAVRHGLYVSFSGMLTFRNADDIRATAKVLPSDRLLVETDAPFLAPVPKRGKTNEPAFTIHTAACLAEVHGVTAAAMAETTTDNFFRLFAKIDRTVL from the coding sequence ATGCTGGTCGACAGCCACTGCCACCTGGATTTTCCGGAACTCCACGTCGATCTCGATGCGGTGGTGGCACGGGCGCGCAATGCCGGGATCGGCTGCATGCTGACGATCTGCACCCGCGTCGAAGCCATTCCGACGGTCCTGGCGATTGCCGAGCGCTATCCGGAGGTCTATGCCGCCATTGGCATACACCCGCACAGCGTCGAGGGCCATGGTGTGCGGTCTGTCGATGAGATCGTCTCCTGGACCGAGCACCCGAAGGTGGTGGGCATCGGCGAAACCGGCCTCGACTACTATTACGACAAGAGCCCGCGCGAGATGCAGCGCCAGAGCTTCGTCAACCACATCGAGGCTTCGCGTCGGACCGGGCTGCCGTTCATCGTCCACACGCGCAACGCCGACGCCGACACGGCCGCCATTCTGGACGAGGCCATGGCCAAAGGCCCGGTACCGGGCCTGTTGCACTGTTTCAGCTCCGGCCGCCCGTTGGCGGAGCACGCGGTGCGGCACGGGCTCTATGTATCGTTCTCGGGCATGCTGACATTCCGGAACGCTGACGACATCCGGGCGACCGCCAAGGTGCTGCCGTCGGACCGTCTGTTGGTCGAGACCGACGCGCCGTTCCTGGCGCCGGTGCCGAAACGCGGCAAGACCAACGAACCCGCCTTTACCATCCACACCGCGGCCTGCCTGGCCGAGGTTCACGGCGTGACGGCCGCCGCGATGGCCGAGACGACGACGGACAACTTTTTCCGGCTGTTTGCCAAGATCGACAGAACGGTTCTGTGA